The Sphingobium sp. BYY-5 genome contains a region encoding:
- a CDS encoding aminopeptidase P family protein: MSSYEDRLKALRAQLVRQKLDGFVVPLTDEHMSEYVGAYAQRLAWLTGFQGSAGSAVVLPEEAAIFVDGRYTLQVREQVDGAHWQYESVPQTSIAAWLKDHAGQGARIGYDPWLHTRAWVLQATEALAEKGAILVAVDTNPVDAIWPDRPARSDAKLVVHENRYAGQSAAEKRAAMADWLTARKADAVVLSALDSIAWTFNIRGKDVDRTPVALAYAIVHADATADLYVAPEKMDEAVAQHLGNAVRVRDGVNFAAALQDFAGKTVVADPERAVAAIFTGLDEGGATVLPLRDPAVLPKAIKNATEIAGHKAAQARDGAALSRFLHWIAVEAPKGGLTELSASDRLEAFRKDTGLLEDLSFDTISGAGPNGAVVHYHAEEKTNRPIETGTLYLVDSGGQYRDGTTDVTRTIAIGTPTEEMKRRFTLVLKGHIALARAVFPKGTRGGQLDALARQYLWAEGLDYAHGTGHGVGSFLSVHEGPQRIATFGGGDEPLAAGMILSNEPGYYKAGEYGIRIENLVLVEPRAIAGAEKEVLGFETLTFAPIDRNLVATDLMSGDECAWFDAYHAAVLDLVGPQLEGDALAWLKAACAPL; encoded by the coding sequence ATGTCCAGTTATGAAGATCGCTTGAAGGCATTGCGTGCGCAATTGGTGCGCCAGAAGCTGGATGGCTTTGTGGTGCCGCTGACCGATGAGCATATGAGCGAATATGTCGGTGCCTATGCCCAGCGCCTGGCCTGGCTCACCGGATTCCAGGGGTCTGCGGGCAGTGCGGTGGTGCTGCCGGAGGAGGCCGCGATCTTCGTCGATGGCCGCTACACGCTCCAGGTGCGCGAGCAGGTGGATGGCGCCCACTGGCAATATGAAAGCGTGCCGCAAACCTCCATCGCCGCCTGGCTCAAGGATCATGCGGGGCAGGGTGCGCGCATCGGCTATGATCCCTGGCTCCACACCCGCGCCTGGGTTCTTCAGGCCACCGAAGCGCTGGCCGAGAAGGGCGCGATACTGGTGGCGGTCGACACCAACCCGGTCGACGCCATCTGGCCGGATCGTCCCGCCCGCAGCGACGCCAAGCTGGTGGTGCATGAAAACCGCTATGCCGGTCAGTCGGCGGCGGAGAAACGCGCCGCCATGGCCGACTGGCTGACCGCGCGGAAGGCGGATGCGGTCGTTCTGTCCGCGCTCGATTCGATTGCCTGGACCTTCAACATCCGGGGCAAGGATGTCGACCGCACACCCGTTGCCCTCGCTTATGCCATCGTCCATGCCGACGCGACCGCTGATCTTTATGTCGCGCCAGAGAAAATGGACGAGGCGGTCGCTCAGCATCTGGGCAATGCGGTGCGCGTCAGGGACGGTGTGAACTTCGCCGCCGCGCTCCAGGATTTCGCCGGAAAGACCGTGGTCGCCGACCCTGAGCGGGCGGTCGCTGCGATCTTCACCGGCCTTGATGAAGGCGGTGCGACCGTGCTGCCGCTGCGCGATCCGGCCGTGCTGCCCAAGGCGATCAAGAACGCCACCGAAATCGCTGGCCACAAGGCGGCGCAGGCGCGTGACGGCGCGGCGCTCAGCCGCTTCCTCCACTGGATCGCGGTCGAGGCGCCCAAGGGTGGTCTCACCGAACTTTCCGCCTCCGACCGGCTGGAGGCGTTCCGCAAGGACACCGGTCTCCTGGAAGACCTGTCCTTCGACACGATCAGCGGCGCCGGACCGAACGGCGCCGTTGTCCATTATCACGCCGAGGAAAAGACCAATCGCCCGATCGAGACCGGAACCCTCTATCTGGTCGATTCGGGCGGCCAGTATCGCGACGGCACCACCGACGTCACCCGCACCATCGCGATCGGTACGCCCACCGAAGAGATGAAGCGTCGTTTCACCCTGGTCCTGAAGGGGCATATCGCGCTCGCCCGCGCCGTCTTCCCCAAGGGCACGCGCGGCGGCCAGCTCGATGCGCTCGCCCGCCAATATCTCTGGGCCGAAGGGCTGGATTATGCCCATGGCACCGGTCATGGCGTCGGCAGCTTCCTGTCCGTGCATGAAGGGCCGCAGCGGATCGCAACCTTCGGCGGAGGCGACGAACCGCTGGCGGCAGGCATGATCCTTTCGAACGAGCCGGGCTATTACAAGGCTGGGGAGTACGGCATCCGCATCGAAAATCTGGTGCTGGTCGAACCGCGCGCGATAGCCGGCGCGGAAAAGGAGGTGCTGGGCTTCGAAACGCTGACCTTCGCGCCGATCGATCGCAACCTTGTCGCCACCGACCTGATGAGCGGTGACGAATGCGCCTGGTTCGACGCCTATCATGCAGCGGTGCTGGACCTTGTCGGACCACAGCTCGAAGGCGACGCGCTCGCCTGGCTCAAGGCTGCCTGCGCGCCGCTTTGA
- a CDS encoding potassium-transporting ATPase subunit F, translating into MTIDLWLAALTALGLLLYLVAVLARPERF; encoded by the coding sequence ATGACGATCGATCTCTGGCTGGCCGCACTGACGGCGCTCGGCCTCCTCCTTTATCTGGTGGCCGTGCTCGCACGCCCCGAACGCTTCTGA
- the kdpA gene encoding potassium-transporting ATPase subunit KdpA yields the protein MTFQGWILILAFVGILLALAKPVGLWLFALYEGRRTPLHAIFGPVERGFYKLSGIDPTEEQGWRRYAVHMLIFNAALLFFTYAIVRLQGVLPLNPLGYAGTSEHLAFNTAVSFTTNTNWQSYAGESTMSNLSQMLGLTIHNFLSAATGIALAFALFRGFARRETTGVGNFWADMTRVTLYLLLPACFVIAIFYIASGVPQTLAGSVDVTTLEGVKQTLALGPVAGQEAIKMLGTNGGGFFNANSAHPFENPTELTNFVQMLSIFLIGFGLTYTFGKAVGNVRQGWAILAAMTFLFLLGTAVTYWQEAAGNPVLHQLGIAGGNMEGKEVRFGIAASALFSVVTTAASCGAVNAMHDSFTALGGMIPLLNIQLGEVVVGGVGAGIYGFLLFAILAVFVAGLMVGRTPEYVGKKIESREVKLAVLAIAVLPLIILGFTAIASVLDVGLAGPLNKGPHGFSEILYAFTSGVGNNGSAFAGISANTPFYNGMLGVAMWIGRFFIIVPMLAIAGGLAAKKYTPETAGSFPTTGPLWTGLLVGIVLIVGGLTFLPSLALGPIADHLAMIRGQLF from the coding sequence ATGACATTCCAGGGATGGATATTGATCCTGGCCTTCGTCGGCATCCTGCTGGCGCTGGCGAAACCCGTCGGCCTCTGGCTCTTCGCGCTCTACGAAGGCCGCCGCACGCCGCTTCACGCCATATTCGGGCCAGTCGAGCGCGGCTTCTACAAGCTGTCCGGCATCGACCCGACCGAAGAACAGGGCTGGCGCCGCTATGCGGTCCACATGCTGATCTTCAACGCGGCTTTGTTGTTCTTCACCTATGCGATCGTGCGTTTGCAGGGCGTCCTGCCATTGAACCCGCTGGGTTATGCCGGGACGAGCGAGCATCTGGCGTTCAACACCGCGGTCAGCTTCACCACGAACACCAACTGGCAGAGCTATGCCGGCGAGTCGACCATGTCGAACCTCAGCCAGATGCTGGGCCTTACCATCCATAATTTCCTGTCGGCGGCGACCGGTATTGCGCTTGCTTTCGCGCTGTTCCGCGGTTTTGCCCGGCGTGAAACCACGGGCGTCGGCAATTTCTGGGCCGATATGACCCGCGTGACGCTGTACCTGCTGCTGCCGGCCTGCTTCGTCATCGCGATCTTCTATATCGCGAGCGGCGTGCCGCAGACGCTGGCCGGTTCGGTCGATGTGACCACGCTGGAAGGCGTGAAGCAGACGCTCGCCCTCGGCCCCGTCGCGGGGCAGGAGGCGATCAAGATGCTGGGCACCAACGGCGGTGGTTTCTTCAACGCCAACAGCGCCCATCCGTTCGAAAATCCGACAGAACTCACCAATTTCGTCCAGATGCTGTCCATCTTCCTCATCGGCTTCGGTCTCACCTACACTTTCGGTAAGGCTGTCGGCAATGTGCGGCAGGGCTGGGCGATATTGGCGGCCATGACGTTTTTGTTCCTCCTGGGCACGGCCGTCACTTACTGGCAGGAGGCGGCGGGCAACCCGGTGCTGCACCAATTGGGCATCGCCGGGGGCAATATGGAGGGGAAGGAAGTCCGCTTCGGCATCGCCGCCTCCGCCCTTTTCTCGGTGGTCACTACCGCAGCATCGTGCGGTGCGGTCAACGCGATGCATGACAGCTTCACGGCGCTGGGCGGCATGATCCCGCTGCTCAACATCCAGTTGGGTGAGGTCGTCGTCGGCGGCGTTGGTGCAGGGATATACGGCTTCTTGCTGTTCGCCATCCTCGCCGTGTTCGTCGCAGGTCTTATGGTTGGGCGTACACCCGAATATGTCGGCAAGAAGATCGAGAGCCGGGAGGTCAAGCTGGCGGTCCTTGCGATCGCTGTCCTGCCGCTGATTATCCTGGGCTTCACCGCCATCGCCAGCGTGCTGGACGTCGGTCTGGCCGGGCCGCTCAACAAGGGGCCGCATGGCTTCAGTGAGATTCTCTATGCATTCACTTCGGGTGTGGGCAACAATGGTTCGGCCTTTGCGGGTATCAGCGCCAACACGCCCTTCTACAATGGCATGTTGGGTGTCGCGATGTGGATCGGCCGCTTCTTCATCATCGTGCCGATGCTGGCCATTGCGGGCGGACTGGCGGCGAAGAAATACACGCCGGAAACCGCAGGCAGCTTCCCGACGACCGGTCCGCTCTGGACCGGGCTGCTGGTCGGCATCGTCCTGATCGTGGGTGGCCTCACCTTCCTGCCCAGCCTCGCCCTTGGCCCGATCGCCGATCATCTCGCGATGATCCGTGGCCAGCTTTTCTGA